A single Triticum dicoccoides isolate Atlit2015 ecotype Zavitan chromosome 2A, WEW_v2.0, whole genome shotgun sequence DNA region contains:
- the LOC119354871 gene encoding 7-deoxyloganetin glucosyltransferase-like produces MGSEACHEKPHAVMIPYPAQGHVTPMMKMAKLLHTRGFHVTFVNTEFNHRRLLRSRGAGALDGVPGFHFTAIPDGLPSSDADATQDVPALCNSTMTACLPHLLALLARLNDPGSGVPPVTCLVVDGVMSFGYDAAKEIGVPCAALWTASACGFMGYRHYPQLIEWGFVPFKDEALLTDKAHLDTVVQGVRGMCDNMRLRDFPSFMRTTDRGDIMLNFFVHEGGRLSLPTAVMINTFDELERPVLDAMRAILPPLYTVGPLLLHAHHAVPDGTSLDALGSNLWKEQDGLLDWLDGHSANSVVYVNYGSITVMTNEQLLEFAWGLANSGYPFIWNIRPDLVKGDTAVLPPEFMASIDGRAMLTTWCSQEKVLAHKVVGVFLTHSGWNSTLESISNGVPMLSWPFFAEQQTNCRYKCTEWGNGMEIDGKVKREVLAAMIREAMEGEKGLEMRRRAAEWKESAVRATLPGGSAVTNLDTVIRDVLLANFNNKN; encoded by the exons ATGGGGTCGGAGGCCTGCCATGAGAAGCCGCACGCCGTGATGATCCCGTACCCGGCGCAGGGCCATGTCACGcccatgatgaagatggccaagcTGCTCCACACGCGGGGCTTCCACGTCACCTTCGTCAACACCGAGTTCAACCACCGCCGGCTGCTCCGCTCGCGCGGGGCGGGGGCGCTCGACGGCGTCCCGGGCTTCCACTTCACCGCCATACCAGACGGGCTGCCGTCGTCCGACGCCGACGCCACGCAGGACGTCCCCGCGCTCTGCAACTCCACCATGACCGCCTGCCTCCCCCACCTCCTGGCCCTTCTTGCCAGGCTCAACGACCCGGGCTCCGGGGTGCCGCCGGTCACCTGCCTCGTCGTCGACGGCGTCATGTCGTTCGGTTATGACGCCGCCAAGGAGATCGGCGTGCCCTGCGCGGCCTTGTGGACGGCCAGCGCGTGCGGGTTCATGGGCTACCGCCACTACCCGCAGCTCATCGAGTGGGGTTTCGTGCCTTTCAAAG ACGAGGCCCTGCTCACGGACAAGGCGCACCTGGACACGGTGGTGCAGGGCGTGCGCGGCATGTGCGACAACATGAGGCTGCGGGACTTCCCGTCCTTCATGCGCACCACCGACCGCGGCGACATAATGCTCAACTTCTTCGTGCACGAGGGCGGGCGCCTGTCGCTCCCCACCGCTGTCATGATCAACACGTTCGACGAGCTGGAGCGGCCGGTCCTCGACGCCATGCGCGCCATCCTCCCGCCCCTCTACACCGTGGGGCCGCTGCTTCTCCACGCCCACCACGCCGTCCCGGACGgcacctcgctcgacgccctgggctCCAACCTCTGGAAGGAGCAGGACGGCCTCCTCGACTGGCTCGACGGCCACAGCGCCAACTCCGTGGTGTACGTGAACTACGGCAGCATCACCGTGATGACGAACGAGCAGCTCCTGGAGTTCGCGTGGGGGCTGGCCAACAGCGGCTACCCTTTCATATGGAACATCCGGCCGGACCTCGTCAAGGGCGACACGGCCGTGCTGCCGCCGGAGTTCATGGCCTCCATCGACGGCCGTGCCATGCTCACGACGTGGTGCTCGCAGGAGAAGGTCCTCGCGCACAAGGTCGTGGGGGTCTTCCTGACGCACTCCGGGTGGAACTCCACGCTGGAGAGCATCTCTAACGGCGTGCCGATGCTCAGCTGGCCCTTCTTCGCGGAGCAGCAGACCAACTGCAGGTACAAGTGCACGGAGTGGGGGAACGGGATGGAGATCGACGGCAAGGTGAagcgggaggtcctggcggcgatgATACGCGAGGCCATGGAAGGGGAGAAGGGGCTGGAGATGAGGAGGCGTGCGGCGGAATGGAAGGAGAGTGCGGTTAGAGCCACGCTTCCTGGAGGATCCGCGGTGACTAACCTGGACACGGTGATCCGTGACGTGCTCCTCGCCAACTTCAACAACAAAAACTGA